One part of the Sebastes fasciatus isolate fSebFas1 chromosome 8, fSebFas1.pri, whole genome shotgun sequence genome encodes these proteins:
- the LOC141772218 gene encoding mitogen-activated protein kinase 14A codes for MESPAKDQAVRPGFHRLEVQKTTWDVPVRYATLKSIGSGAYGTVCSAIDQKTKEKVAIKKLYRPFQSLIHAKRAYRELRLLRHIQHENVICLLDVFTPDSTPEKFQTFYMVMPLVAKDLGHIMKKRRLTDRIITYLFYQLLRGLKYIHSAGIIHRDLKPGNLAVNENCELKILDFGLARQTESEMTGYVVTRWYRAPEVIFNWMHYSQTVDVWSAACIMAEMITGQVLFPGHDSIDQLKKILRLTGTPDSSLVQKMQSKDAQSYVQGLPPQKKKNFKDVFASMDKNAVDLLEGMLMLDPETRLTAKQGLSHPLLAEFHDPECEPDSDPYDDSFESLELAVGEWKSLIHMEIMTFDPDNPSKTAM; via the exons GTGAGATACGCGACGCTCAAGTCGATCGGCTCCGGAGCCTACGGGACCGTTTG TTCTGCCATTGACCAGAAGACCAAGGAGAAGGTGGCCATCAAGAAGCTGTATCGTCCTTTCCAGTCCCTCATCCACGCCAAACGGGCCTACAGGGAACTCAGGCTGCTCCGCCACATACAGCATGAAAAT GTGATCTGCCTCCTTGACGTCTTCACACCTGACTCCACACCGGAAAAATTCCAAACCTT TTATATGGTAATGCCATTAGTAGCCAAGGATCTGGGCCACATTATGAAAAAGCGGAGATTAACTGATCGCATCATCACATACCTGTTCTACCAGCTTCTAAGAGGACTCAAG TATATTCATTCAGCAGGGATCATTCATCGG GACCTGAAGCCTGGTAACCTTGCTGTGAATGAGAACTGTGAATTAAAG ATCCTGGATTTTGGCCTggcaagacagacagagagtgaaatgACTGGTTACGTTGTGACGCGCTGGTACAGAGCACCAGAGGTCATATTCAACTGGATGCACTACAGTCAAACAG TGGATGTCTGGTCAGCCGCCTGCATCATGGCTGAGATGATTACTGGCCAGGTGCTTTTCCCAGGACATGACA GTATTGATCAGCTGAAGAAGATCCTCCGTCTGACAGGAACACCGGACTCCTCCCTGGTCCAGAAGATGCAGAGTAAAGAT GCGCAATCGTATGTGCAGGGTCTTCCCCcgcaaaagaagaaaaacttcAAAGACGTGTTTGCGTCCATGGATAAAAATG CTGTAGACCTTCTGGAGGGGATGTTAATGCTGGACCCAGAGACACGGCTGACAGCTAAGCAGGGACTGTCGCACCCTTTGCTGGCAGAATTTCATGACCCGGAGTGCGAGCCAGACTCTGATCCTTATGACGACTCTTTCGAGAGCCTGGAGCTCGCCGTTGGGGAGTGGAAGA GTCTTATCCACATGGAGATCATGACCTTCGACCCTGACAACCCCAGTAAGACAGCCATGTAG
- the LOC141771963 gene encoding keratin, type II cytoskeletal 8-like, whose protein sequence is MISSRTSSFRSSGSVSGGFGGGYGGGGGGGGFGSKSVQIGRSGRQMSSASFRQSSGGGGGGNYGASSFMFGGGGSGGGGGGYSGGGGGGYSGGGGYSGGGGGYSGGGGGGYSGGGGGGFGGGGFGGGGGQIATITAVTCNQNLLAPMCVDIDPNIQTVRTQEKEQIKTLNNRFASFIDKVRFLEQQNKMLETKWSLLQEQTTSRSNIDAMFEAYIANLRRQLDGLGNEKVKLEGELRNMQGLVEDFKNKYEDEINKRASVENEFVLLKKDVDCAYMNKVELEAKVDALQDEINFLRAVYDAELRELQGQIKDTSVIVSMDNSRNLDMDSIVAEVKAQYEAITKDNCSQAESWYTQKYQEMQSSAGQTGDDLRNTKSEIAELNRMISRLQNEIEAVKGQRCNLEAQIAEAEERGEMAVKDATARIRDLEEALQRAKQDMARQVREYQELMNVKLALDIEIATYRKLLEGEETRLTDGCGQVTIHVQSSGSGGGGGGGGGGGFGGGGFGGGGGGYSSSSYSSGGGYGGGGGAGIRGITAPLG, encoded by the exons ATGATCAGTTCAAGGACGAGTAGCTTTAGGAGCAGCGGTAGCGTGAGTGGTGGATTCGGTGGTGGatatggtggtggtggtggtggaggagggtttggcTCAAAATCTGTTCAAATTGGCAGGTCAGGCAGGCAAATGAGTTCGGCATCTTTTAGGCAAAgcagcggtggtggtggtggtggtaatTACGGCGCTAGTAGTTTCATGTTCGGTGGCGGtggcagtggtggtggtggtggtggttacagtggcggcggcggtggtggtTACAGTGGCGGCGGTGGTTACagtggcggcggcggtggttacagtggcggcggcggtggtggttacagtggcggcggcggtggtggtTTCGGCGGCGGTGGTttcggcggcggcggcggccaAATCGCAACCATCACAGCCGTCACATGCAACCAGAACCTGCTGGCCCCCATGTGTGTTGATATCGACCCCAACATCCAGACTGTTCGAACCCAAGAGAAAGAGCAGATCAAGACTCTAAACAACCGCTTCGCCAGCTTCATTGACAAG GTTCGCTTCCTGGAGCAGCAGAACAAAATGCTGGAGACCAAGTGGAGCCTGCTGCAGGAACAGACCACCAGCCGCTCCAACATCGACGCCATGTTCGAGGCCTACATCGCCAACCTGCGCAGACAGCTGGATGGGCTCGGCAATGAGAAGGTCAAGCTGGAGGGAGAGCTGAGGAACATGCAGGGCCTGGTGGAGGACTTCAAAAACAA ATATGAAGATGAAATCAACAAGCGTGCTAGTGTGGAGAACGAGTTTGTGCTCCTTAAGAAG GATGTAGATTGTGCCTACATGAACAAGGTTGAGCTGGAGGCCAAGGTTGACGCCCTTCAGGATGAGATTAACTTCCTCAGAGCTGTCTATGATGCC GAACTGCGTGAGCTCCAGGGACAGATCAAGGACACCTCAGTCATTGTGTCGATGGACAACAGCCGTAACCTGGACATGGACTCCATTGTGGCGGAGGTCAAGGCACAGTATGAGGCAATCACCAAAGACAACTGTTCACAAGCTGAATCTTGGTATACTCAGAAG tacCAGGAGATGCAGTCCAGTGCAGGCCAGACTGGAGATGACCTTCGCAACACCAAGAGTGAGATTGCTGAGCTCAACCGCATGATTAGCCGCCTCCAGAATGAGATTGAGGCAGTCAAGGGACAG CGTTGCAACCTGGAGGCCCAGATCGCTGAGGCTGAGGAGCGCGGTGAGATGGCAGTGAAGGACGCCACGGCCCGCATTAGGGACCTGGAAGAAGCCCTGCAGAGAGCCAAACAGGACATGGCCCGCCAGGTCCGTGAGTACCAGGAACTGATGAACGTCAAGCTGGCTCTGGACATTGAGATTGCCACCTACAGGAAGCTTCTGGAAGGAGAGGAAACCAG ATTGACCGATGGTTGTGGGCAAGTAACCATCCACGTACAAAGCTCCGGTA gtggcggcggcggcggcggcggcggcggcggaggaTTTGGCGGCGGCGGCTttggcggcggcggtggcggctacagcagcagcagctacagcagcGGCGGAGGAtacggcggcggcggcggcg ctgggatccgcgggatcaccgcgCCCCTCGGGTGA